CTTCCGAGACGCGCTCGACGCCATCGTTGGCCGCCCTCGAACGCCCCGACGAGGAAGGGTGGTCGACGTGCGTGAGGGAGTAGTCGGAGACGAACGGAGCGAGGATCGATTCGACCGGGCCTCCCCCGTCGTTGACGACGACGACGCTCCGCGGACGCGCCGTCTGCGCCGACAGGCTCTCGAGGGCCTCGCGCAGGAGCGCGGGACGGTTGCGGGTGCGGACGACGACGGCCGCCGGAGCGACCGCCCGGTCTCCGGCCGCGATCGCCGCCGGTCCGATCCGCCGCCGCAGCTCCGCGAGCGAATGAACGGAGGCCTCGAGCGCCGAGACGATCCGGAACGACTCGGCCGGCCCCGCGCCGTCGAGCGTGAGACCCCGAAACGCGTTCAGCCCTTCGACCGCTCCTGCGTAGTCGCGGACCGCCGCCTGCGAGGGGAATCTCCCGATCGCGCGTCGTTTCGTCTCCGCGCGATCGCCGAGGGGCACGAGGGCGTTCGGGAGGATCGGCTGGGTGATCTCGTAGAAGGCGATCCGGACCCATCGCAGCGTCTCGTAGTCGGCGTCTCCCGGGCGGGCCGCCGCGACGATCTCGTACAGCGCTTCGGCCACCGCCCGGTGGTCCGGGTGGATCTCGCACGGCGAGGGGGCGAGCACGAGGTCGGGCCGGAACTCGACGATCTCGCGCCGGAGCCTCGCCTCGACCTCCGGCCGCCGGCGGGCGAGCCCGCGGTCCGGAAAATCCCAGAACACCCAATCGCGAATGCCCAGCTCCTCCGCGGCGTCCCGCGCCTCTTTCCGGCGCGTCTCCGGGTCCGCCGAGCCCGCGTCGCCCCGCTCCTGCGCCTCTCCGCCCGTCATGACGATCGCCCGGACCGCCTCCGCGGAGCGGGTGAGCCGGGCCAGGAGC
The DNA window shown above is from Thermoanaerobaculia bacterium and carries:
- a CDS encoding PIG-L family deacetylase gives rise to the protein MEENELIPYSATEISAERVLTLSAHPDDDVFGAGGLLARLTRSAEAVRAIVMTGGEAQERGDAGSADPETRRKEARDAAEELGIRDWVFWDFPDRGLARRRPEVEARLRREIVEFRPDLVLAPSPCEIHPDHRAVAEALYEIVAAARPGDADYETLRWVRIAFYEITQPILPNALVPLGDRAETKRRAIGRFPSQAAVRDYAGAVEGLNAFRGLTLDGAGPAESFRIVSALEASVHSLAELRRRIGPAAIAAGDRAVAPAAVVVRTRNRPALLREALESLSAQTARPRSVVVVNDGGGPVESILAPFVSDYSLTHVDHPSSSGRSRAANDGVERVSE